In Actinoplanes sp. NBC_00393, a single genomic region encodes these proteins:
- the sepH gene encoding septation protein SepH, whose protein sequence is MRPVRFVALSEDGQALVLADEVGRLLALPIDDRISGALNDGPATPGTTLAVMAPETAPSLSPRDIQARIRQGESAEDVARIAGVPVDRVLRYAGPVLQERAMLAQHARRTRLKTSDSGQPLAEVVDSRLAQHGIDTEKISWDAFRKDDGAWRIVATWPSGKATAQAIWDLDKGRQVVSPHDDMAQYLCAERPTQILGQEPAPERGGHGLPGPARSTEPSRGGHGLPSADPAPTRPNRDPIRAGRDALLASLDRPIEGSSGRPIERRPVAGGAAALLGGGSGSAFDDDADLPKEVPAVPSLAVLRPRRTVGQPAAANSEAEESSKPRKRLPSWDDVLFGGGPAARESS, encoded by the coding sequence ATGCGGCCGGTACGCTTCGTCGCCCTCTCCGAGGACGGTCAGGCCCTGGTGCTCGCCGACGAGGTCGGCCGGCTCCTGGCCCTCCCCATCGACGACCGGATCTCCGGGGCGCTCAACGACGGCCCCGCCACTCCGGGTACGACGTTGGCGGTCATGGCCCCGGAGACGGCGCCCTCGTTGTCCCCTCGGGACATTCAGGCACGCATCCGCCAGGGTGAGTCCGCCGAGGATGTGGCACGGATTGCCGGGGTGCCGGTCGATCGGGTGCTGCGTTACGCCGGCCCGGTGTTGCAGGAGCGCGCCATGCTGGCGCAGCACGCGCGCCGCACCCGGCTGAAGACGTCGGATTCCGGGCAGCCGCTCGCCGAGGTGGTGGACAGCCGGCTCGCGCAGCACGGCATCGACACCGAGAAGATCTCGTGGGACGCGTTCCGCAAGGACGACGGCGCCTGGCGCATCGTCGCCACGTGGCCTTCCGGCAAGGCCACCGCGCAGGCCATCTGGGACCTCGACAAGGGCCGCCAGGTGGTCTCCCCGCACGACGACATGGCGCAATATCTGTGTGCCGAGCGCCCCACCCAGATCCTCGGGCAGGAGCCCGCTCCGGAGCGCGGCGGCCACGGCCTGCCCGGTCCGGCGCGCAGCACCGAGCCAAGTCGTGGCGGCCACGGCCTGCCGAGCGCCGACCCGGCGCCGACCCGGCCCAACCGTGATCCGATCCGAGCCGGGCGCGATGCCCTGCTCGCGTCGCTCGACCGGCCGATCGAGGGCAGTTCCGGCCGTCCGATCGAGCGCCGTCCGGTTGCCGGTGGCGCTGCGGCGCTGCTCGGCGGTGGTTCCGGTTCTGCTTTCGACGACGACGCCGACCTGCCGAAAGAGGTTCCGGCCGTGCCGTCGCTGGCGGTTCTGCGGCCGCGCCGCACGGTGGGTCAGCCCGCCGCGGCAAACTCCGAGGCCGAGGAGAGCAGCAAGCCGCGTAAGCGGCTGCCGAGCTGGGACGACGTGCTGTTCGGGGGCGGCCCGGCGGCCCGGGAGTCTTCCTGA
- the serC gene encoding phosphoserine transaminase: MTVADLRIPDTIKPVDGRFGSGPSKVRPEGVEALSAVSRTFMGTSHRQKTVKEQVARLRRGLAEFFSAPDGYEVVLSNGGTSAFWEVAAFGLVRQKAQFAEFGEFGAKFVKAVADAPFLDQPTVHRAPGGQAAFLTAEAGVDVYASVQNETSTGVAVPVRRVEGADPGALLLTDATSGGGSLDVDLRETDVYYLAPQKALGSDGGIWLALMSPAAIDRAFEIKSSGRYIPQFLDLVTAIEQSRLEQTYNTPALATVFLAAEQVDWMNAQGGLSWAVKRSAESAAAVYGWADRSSYAEPFVTDPALRSAAVATIDFADHIDAAAIAKILRANDIVDTEPYRKLGRNQLRIALYPTVDPSDVTALTACIDYVAERL, translated from the coding sequence GTGACCGTGGCTGACTTGAGGATCCCCGACACGATCAAGCCCGTCGACGGCCGGTTCGGCTCCGGGCCGAGCAAGGTCCGGCCAGAGGGTGTCGAGGCGCTCTCCGCCGTCTCCCGGACCTTCATGGGCACCTCCCACCGGCAGAAGACGGTGAAGGAGCAGGTCGCCCGCCTGCGCCGGGGTCTCGCCGAGTTCTTCTCCGCGCCGGACGGCTACGAGGTGGTCCTGTCCAACGGCGGCACCAGCGCGTTCTGGGAGGTCGCCGCGTTCGGCCTGGTCCGGCAGAAGGCTCAGTTCGCCGAGTTCGGCGAGTTCGGCGCCAAGTTCGTCAAGGCCGTCGCCGACGCGCCGTTCCTCGACCAGCCCACCGTGCACCGGGCGCCGGGCGGGCAGGCCGCGTTCCTGACCGCCGAGGCGGGCGTCGACGTGTACGCCAGCGTGCAGAACGAGACCTCCACCGGCGTCGCCGTCCCGGTCCGCCGCGTCGAGGGCGCCGACCCCGGCGCACTCCTGCTCACCGATGCCACCTCGGGCGGCGGCAGCCTCGACGTCGACCTGCGCGAGACCGACGTCTACTACCTGGCCCCGCAGAAGGCGCTCGGCTCCGACGGCGGCATCTGGCTGGCCCTGATGTCCCCCGCCGCGATCGACCGGGCCTTCGAGATCAAGTCGAGCGGCCGGTACATCCCGCAGTTCCTGGACCTGGTCACCGCCATCGAGCAGTCCCGGCTGGAGCAGACGTACAACACGCCCGCCCTGGCCACCGTCTTCCTCGCCGCCGAACAGGTCGACTGGATGAACGCGCAGGGCGGCCTCTCCTGGGCCGTCAAGCGCAGCGCCGAGAGCGCCGCCGCCGTCTACGGCTGGGCCGACCGCTCCTCATACGCCGAGCCTTTCGTGACGGACCCCGCACTCCGCTCCGCCGCCGTCGCCACCATCGACTTCGCCGACCACATCGACGCGGCCGCCATCGCCAAGATCCTGCGCGCCAACGACATCGTGGACACCGAGCCGTACCGCAAGCTGGGCCGCAACCAGCTGCGCATCGCCCTCTACCCCACCGTCGACCCCTCCGACGTGACCGCCCTCACCGCCTGCATCGACTACGTCGCAGAGCGCCTCTAA
- a CDS encoding MFS transporter, whose protein sequence is MRAGLNSTFRSLQVPNYRLFAGGQLVKLIGVWMMFTAQDWLVLELSDNSPGALGMVTALQFVPVMVLTLWSGRLADRYDKRKLLIWANAAFAAFAIAFAVLVTSGVVELWHVFVFALLLGIANAVETPVRQAFVSELVELRLLPNALALSAATFNTARISGPALAGVLLAVLSTPGVFLISTALAVAPVFTYLRMRPADLIRTERRSGASTRVIDGLRYVGKRHDLLLPICLMAVIGMIGFNFPVTLAALAKINFDAGPSSFGLLTTALAIGSLGGALAGTRRRTRPSVYKVIGAAVLFGLFEVSVGFAPNFTVAALLLVPTGFFSIYLAQGANHRVQMGVDPEYRGRVMALYVLVFLGTTPIGATLAGWWGEHFGVPSSIWVAGLVSFVAALGALAWQLRASGDRMEVRMRPRLSVRRIPAPAAVEVEPGEARPQPGAGGIRPRSADGPRAHAEPLARSEPVARV, encoded by the coding sequence GTGCGGGCAGGCCTGAACTCCACATTCCGATCCCTGCAGGTCCCGAACTACCGCCTCTTTGCCGGCGGGCAGCTGGTGAAGCTGATCGGCGTGTGGATGATGTTCACGGCCCAGGACTGGCTGGTGCTCGAACTCTCCGACAACTCCCCGGGCGCTCTGGGAATGGTTACGGCGCTGCAATTCGTACCCGTCATGGTCCTCACTCTCTGGAGTGGTCGCCTGGCCGACCGGTATGACAAGCGCAAGCTGCTGATCTGGGCGAACGCCGCGTTCGCGGCGTTCGCGATCGCCTTCGCCGTGCTGGTCACCAGTGGTGTGGTGGAGCTCTGGCACGTCTTCGTCTTCGCCTTGCTGCTCGGTATAGCGAACGCGGTCGAGACTCCGGTGCGGCAAGCGTTCGTCTCCGAGCTGGTCGAGTTGCGGCTGCTGCCGAACGCGCTTGCGCTCTCCGCGGCGACCTTCAACACCGCCCGGATCAGCGGTCCGGCGCTGGCCGGCGTGCTGCTCGCGGTGCTCTCCACCCCCGGCGTGTTCCTGATCTCGACGGCGTTGGCGGTCGCCCCGGTCTTCACCTACCTGCGGATGCGCCCGGCCGACCTGATCCGCACCGAGCGCCGGAGCGGCGCCAGCACCCGCGTGATCGACGGCCTGCGGTACGTCGGGAAGCGGCACGACCTGCTGCTACCGATCTGCCTGATGGCCGTGATCGGCATGATCGGCTTCAACTTCCCGGTCACCCTGGCCGCCCTCGCCAAAATCAACTTCGACGCCGGCCCGTCCTCGTTCGGCCTGCTCACCACGGCACTGGCGATCGGCTCGCTCGGCGGCGCGCTGGCCGGGACCCGGCGCCGGACCCGGCCCAGCGTCTACAAAGTGATCGGTGCGGCCGTGCTCTTCGGCCTCTTCGAGGTCTCGGTCGGGTTCGCGCCCAACTTCACCGTCGCCGCGCTGCTGCTGGTGCCGACCGGCTTCTTCTCGATCTACCTGGCCCAGGGCGCCAACCACCGGGTGCAGATGGGCGTCGACCCGGAGTACCGGGGCCGGGTGATGGCCCTCTACGTGCTGGTCTTCCTCGGCACGACCCCGATCGGCGCGACGCTGGCCGGTTGGTGGGGCGAGCACTTCGGGGTGCCGTCGAGCATCTGGGTGGCCGGGCTGGTCAGCTTCGTCGCCGCGCTCGGCGCGCTGGCCTGGCAGCTGCGGGCCAGCGGGGACCGGATGGAGGTCCGGATGCGGCCGCGGTTGAGTGTGCGCCGCATCCCGGCACCGGCGGCGGTCGAGGTCGAGCCCGGCGAGGCCCGGCCGCAGCCCGGTGCCGGTGGGATCCGGCCGCGGTCGGCCGACGGGCCTCGCGCGCATGCTGAGCCTCTTGCCCGGTCCGAACCGGTAGCTCGGGTCTGA
- a CDS encoding futalosine hydrolase: MNAYPILVVTAVDAEADALRAEIDPALIAVEAVDVGPAAAAAGTARLLATRQYRAVLSAGIAGGFPGRAPVGGTVLAVRSIAADLGAETPDGFLPVEELGFGTSVLECDPMLVKALRSALPEAIVGDVLTLSTVTGTAATTDRLAARFPQAVAEAMEGYGVASAAAGAGVPFAELRTISNPIGPRDRAAWRLADAFAALRAAAPALTTLP; the protein is encoded by the coding sequence GTGAACGCGTACCCCATCCTGGTGGTGACCGCGGTGGATGCCGAGGCTGACGCCCTTCGTGCGGAGATCGACCCGGCTTTGATCGCGGTCGAGGCCGTAGACGTCGGCCCAGCCGCCGCGGCCGCCGGAACCGCGCGGCTTCTCGCAACCCGCCAGTACCGCGCGGTGCTCAGCGCCGGCATCGCAGGCGGCTTCCCTGGCCGGGCCCCGGTCGGCGGCACTGTGCTCGCTGTCCGCAGCATCGCAGCCGACCTGGGCGCCGAAACCCCCGACGGCTTCCTGCCGGTCGAGGAACTCGGATTCGGCACCAGCGTCCTGGAATGCGATCCGATGCTGGTCAAAGCCTTGCGCAGCGCCTTGCCCGAGGCCATCGTCGGCGATGTCCTCACGCTCAGCACGGTCACCGGCACGGCCGCGACCACCGATCGGCTCGCGGCTCGTTTCCCGCAGGCTGTCGCCGAGGCCATGGAGGGGTACGGCGTGGCCAGCGCCGCCGCCGGTGCCGGCGTTCCGTTCGCTGAGCTGCGCACCATCTCCAACCCGATCGGCCCCCGAGACCGCGCAGCCTGGCGCCTGGCCGATGCGTTCGCGGCCTTACGCGCTGCCGCGCCCGCACTGACCACACTCCCCTGA
- a CDS encoding TetR/AcrR family transcriptional regulator, producing MPRLVDHERRRAELLAAAWRVVRARGVEGTTTRAIADEAGCSLSVLAHFLGGKDDILVAAQKAVYDRIVERAFQIGKNLDGLAGLRAALEAVLPIDEERAADAHVNVAFAGAALSHPRLAESRRRSHQEIRGHLRNCLREARELDELRTEVDDEAVIDDFIILVEGSTLLSLVDGWAEEGRAERLSRLATTFVDQLRVDQLRR from the coding sequence GTGCCAAGGCTGGTGGACCACGAGCGGAGAAGAGCGGAGCTGCTCGCAGCCGCCTGGCGCGTGGTCCGGGCCCGGGGCGTCGAGGGCACGACCACGCGCGCCATCGCCGACGAGGCCGGCTGTTCGCTGAGCGTGCTGGCCCACTTCCTGGGCGGCAAGGACGACATTCTGGTCGCCGCGCAGAAGGCGGTGTACGACCGGATCGTCGAACGCGCCTTCCAGATCGGCAAGAACCTGGACGGCCTGGCCGGTCTGCGCGCCGCACTCGAGGCGGTGCTGCCGATCGACGAGGAACGCGCCGCCGACGCGCACGTCAACGTGGCATTCGCCGGTGCCGCCCTGTCGCATCCCCGGCTGGCCGAGTCCCGGCGGCGCTCGCACCAGGAGATCCGCGGTCACCTGCGCAACTGCCTGCGCGAGGCCCGCGAGCTCGACGAGCTGCGGACCGAGGTCGACGACGAGGCGGTGATCGACGACTTCATCATCCTGGTCGAGGGCAGCACCCTGCTCAGCCTGGTGGACGGCTGGGCCGAGGAGGGACGCGCCGAACGGCTGTCCCGCCTCGCCACCACGTTTGTAGATCAGCTCAGGGTCGATCAGCTCCGGCGCTGA
- a CDS encoding NCS2 family permease produces MSTDTESPSYTPKNGFDRYFEITKRGSTLSREIRGGVVTFFTMAYIVVLNPLILAGGADKTGAHLPLAALAAGTALVAGLMTILMGVVARFPLALAAGLGVNALVAYEIAPEMTWADAMGLVVIEGVLIGILVLTGLRTSVFKAVPTQLKTAIGVGIGLFLMIIGLVDAGFVHRVPDAANTTVPVELGLGGKLMTWPTLVFAIGLLFTLVLFVRNVKGAILIGILGTTVVAIIVEAIAKVGPSIENPHGWSLNVPAIPDKIFDTPDLSLLGQFNVLDSWSTAGWLVVLMFVFTLLVTDFFDTMGTMVAVGQEGDLLDKEGMPPRTREILLVDSVAAAAGGAASVSSNTSYVESASGVGEGARTGVANLVTGVLFLLAMFLSPLVKVVPFEAASTALVVVGFLMMTAVKQIDWTDYTIAVPAFLAITLMPFTYSISNGIGAGIISYVVLKVFTGKAREIHPILYGVAALFVLYFARGPLETWLI; encoded by the coding sequence ATGTCTACAGATACCGAATCACCCTCATATACGCCTAAAAATGGCTTTGATCGGTACTTCGAGATAACCAAGCGCGGATCCACGCTCAGCCGTGAGATCCGCGGTGGTGTCGTCACGTTCTTCACGATGGCGTACATCGTGGTGCTGAACCCGCTGATCCTGGCCGGCGGCGCCGACAAGACCGGCGCGCACCTGCCCCTCGCCGCGCTCGCCGCCGGAACCGCGCTGGTCGCCGGCCTGATGACGATCCTGATGGGTGTGGTCGCCCGCTTCCCGCTGGCGCTGGCCGCGGGTCTGGGCGTGAACGCGCTGGTCGCGTACGAGATCGCGCCGGAGATGACCTGGGCCGACGCGATGGGCCTGGTCGTCATCGAGGGTGTGCTGATCGGCATCCTGGTGCTCACCGGCCTGCGCACCTCGGTGTTCAAGGCCGTCCCGACCCAGCTCAAGACTGCGATCGGCGTCGGCATCGGCCTCTTCCTGATGATCATCGGCCTGGTCGACGCGGGTTTCGTGCACCGCGTCCCGGACGCCGCCAACACCACCGTCCCGGTCGAGCTGGGCCTCGGCGGCAAGCTGATGACCTGGCCGACGCTGGTCTTCGCGATCGGCCTGCTCTTCACGCTGGTGCTCTTCGTGCGCAACGTGAAGGGCGCGATCCTGATCGGCATCCTGGGCACCACGGTGGTCGCGATCATCGTGGAGGCGATCGCCAAGGTCGGCCCGTCGATCGAGAACCCGCACGGCTGGTCGCTCAACGTGCCGGCGATCCCGGACAAGATCTTCGACACTCCGGACCTGTCGCTGCTCGGCCAGTTCAACGTGCTCGACTCGTGGTCGACGGCCGGCTGGCTGGTCGTGCTGATGTTCGTCTTCACGCTGCTGGTGACCGACTTCTTCGACACCATGGGCACGATGGTCGCGGTCGGGCAGGAGGGTGACCTGCTCGACAAGGAAGGCATGCCCCCGCGTACCCGGGAGATCCTGCTGGTCGACTCGGTCGCCGCGGCGGCCGGTGGCGCGGCGAGCGTGTCCAGCAACACCTCGTACGTGGAAAGCGCCTCCGGTGTCGGCGAGGGTGCCCGGACCGGTGTGGCCAACCTGGTCACCGGCGTGCTGTTCCTGCTGGCGATGTTCCTCTCGCCGCTGGTCAAGGTGGTGCCGTTCGAGGCGGCCTCGACCGCCCTGGTGGTGGTCGGCTTCCTGATGATGACCGCGGTCAAGCAGATCGACTGGACCGACTACACCATCGCGGTGCCGGCTTTCCTGGCGATCACACTGATGCCGTTCACGTACTCGATCTCCAACGGCATCGGCGCCGGGATCATCTCGTACGTGGTGCTGAAGGTCTTCACCGGCAAGGCGCGGGAGATCCACCCGATCCTGTACGGCGTCGCTGCCCTGTTCGTCCTGTACTTCGCCCGGGGGCCCCTGGAGACCTGGCTGATCTAG
- a CDS encoding DUF2530 domain-containing protein → MVPFALAGDAAFAIALLITWLAGAPHEWVMICLAGLLWGIPGTLTMVVHDRERKRRRALTHPEFRVTG, encoded by the coding sequence ATGGTCCCGTTCGCGCTGGCCGGCGACGCCGCCTTCGCGATCGCCCTGCTGATCACCTGGCTGGCCGGTGCGCCGCACGAGTGGGTGATGATCTGCCTCGCCGGGCTCCTCTGGGGTATCCCGGGCACCCTGACCATGGTCGTCCACGATCGGGAGAGGAAACGGCGCCGGGCGCTGACCCACCCGGAGTTCCGCGTAACGGGCTAA
- a CDS encoding MFS transporter — MTDVSGAVMPAAARARLIGAGYAAQGLGYAAVVTALPTFKDRQGIDDTFVSAILLLVCVAAAGGSMLADRVAARWGSRYALASGLLLVAAGLAGATVGTPNVVFTAILLAYGVGLGAVDASLSMQGVLVQARLGRSVMSRLFAAYTAAAIAAALLMSGMLASGAGAAIAVGVAAAFAATIGLVGWRTFEPGRTERVAAVHAEGGPSVRPVVWICGMLIFTAFLVDSAVSTWSTVYLQDSLTAAASVAPLGYAAYQAAVLVSRLVADHVVPRAGRTPIALGALAVCGLGCALVSILPSIGAAVTGFAIAGIGVGVLVPLAFSAAGEAAAQSSDEVIAKVNLFNYGGALLGAVLLGALSEPVGLQAAFLIPVVAVIATLPLARRLRTLGVSAPV, encoded by the coding sequence ATGACCGACGTGAGCGGGGCTGTGATGCCGGCTGCCGCGCGGGCCCGGCTGATCGGGGCCGGGTATGCCGCGCAGGGGCTCGGGTACGCCGCGGTGGTCACTGCGCTGCCGACCTTCAAGGATCGGCAGGGCATCGATGACACGTTCGTCTCCGCGATCCTGCTTCTGGTCTGTGTCGCTGCGGCCGGTGGGTCGATGCTGGCCGACCGGGTCGCCGCCCGGTGGGGCAGCCGGTATGCGCTGGCGTCCGGCCTGCTGCTGGTGGCGGCGGGGCTGGCGGGCGCCACGGTCGGCACGCCCAACGTGGTCTTCACGGCCATCCTGCTGGCGTACGGTGTCGGCCTCGGCGCGGTCGACGCCTCGCTGAGCATGCAGGGTGTGCTGGTTCAGGCCCGGCTCGGTCGCAGTGTGATGAGCCGGCTCTTCGCCGCCTACACCGCGGCCGCGATCGCCGCCGCGCTGCTCATGTCGGGGATGCTGGCCAGCGGTGCCGGCGCCGCCATCGCGGTGGGTGTGGCCGCCGCGTTCGCTGCGACGATCGGCCTGGTCGGCTGGCGCACCTTCGAACCGGGCCGCACCGAGCGGGTGGCCGCCGTCCACGCCGAAGGCGGCCCGAGCGTGCGCCCGGTCGTCTGGATCTGCGGCATGTTGATCTTCACAGCGTTCCTGGTCGATTCCGCGGTGAGCACGTGGAGCACCGTCTACCTGCAGGATTCGCTCACCGCAGCCGCTTCGGTGGCTCCGCTCGGCTACGCCGCGTACCAGGCTGCCGTACTCGTCAGCCGCCTTGTCGCCGACCACGTGGTGCCGCGCGCCGGCCGTACCCCGATTGCTCTCGGCGCTCTCGCCGTCTGCGGCCTGGGCTGCGCTCTCGTCTCGATTCTGCCGTCGATCGGCGCCGCGGTGACCGGGTTCGCGATCGCCGGCATCGGCGTCGGCGTGCTGGTCCCGCTGGCTTTCAGCGCCGCCGGCGAGGCCGCCGCGCAGAGCAGCGACGAGGTGATCGCCAAGGTCAACCTCTTCAACTACGGCGGCGCGCTGCTCGGCGCGGTCCTGCTCGGCGCCCTTTCCGAACCGGTCGGCCTGCAGGCCGCCTTCCTGATCCCGGTGGTCGCGGTCATAGCCACCCTCCCGCTGGCACGCCGCCTGCGCACGCTGGGCGTCTCGGCCCCGGTTTAA
- a CDS encoding DUF3027 domain-containing protein yields MPPTTPRYLGTRCGPPGSVGNNGRVTSRTASRAARLDQVCADAVGVARGAITDVDPSDVGEHLEAIAEGDRVVTHFFESHLDGYKGWRWAVTVTRVPRSRHVTVCETVLLPGPDALLAPGWVPWNERVQPGDLGVGDLMPTAPDDDRLTPGYVLSDDAAVEEVSWELGLGRSRVMSREGRMETAQRWYDGESGPEAPISAAAPRNARCGTCGFYLPLAGRLRQMFGVCGNLYAPDDGRAVSADHGCGAHSEALLSTPEQAVDELPTVYDDSEVESVAVSRGHGSVESGEPAEDYGHS; encoded by the coding sequence TTGCCCCCTACCACGCCCCGGTATCTGGGGACTCGTTGCGGGCCACCGGGTTCGGTAGGCAACAATGGGCGGGTGACCTCCAGGACCGCATCCCGCGCTGCCCGCCTCGACCAGGTCTGTGCCGATGCCGTCGGGGTGGCTCGTGGTGCCATCACCGATGTGGACCCGAGCGACGTCGGTGAGCACCTCGAAGCGATCGCCGAGGGCGACCGCGTCGTGACCCACTTCTTCGAGAGCCACCTGGACGGCTACAAGGGCTGGCGGTGGGCGGTCACGGTGACCCGGGTCCCCCGCAGCCGGCACGTCACGGTCTGCGAGACGGTGCTGCTGCCCGGCCCCGACGCGCTGCTCGCGCCCGGCTGGGTGCCGTGGAACGAGCGGGTGCAGCCCGGCGACCTCGGTGTGGGCGACCTGATGCCGACCGCTCCGGACGACGACCGGCTCACCCCGGGCTATGTGCTCAGTGACGACGCGGCGGTCGAGGAGGTCTCCTGGGAGCTCGGCCTGGGCCGGTCCCGGGTGATGTCCCGCGAGGGCCGGATGGAGACCGCCCAGCGGTGGTATGACGGGGAGTCCGGTCCGGAGGCGCCGATCTCGGCCGCCGCCCCGCGCAACGCGCGCTGCGGGACCTGTGGCTTCTACCTGCCGCTCGCCGGGCGGCTGCGGCAGATGTTCGGCGTCTGCGGCAACCTGTACGCGCCGGACGACGGCCGCGCGGTCAGCGCCGACCACGGGTGCGGTGCGCACTCGGAGGCCCTGCTCAGCACCCCTGAGCAGGCGGTCGACGAGCTGCCGACGGTCTACGACGACAGCGAGGTCGAGTCGGTGGCGGTCAGCCGCGGGCACGGCTCGGTCGAATCGGGCGAGCCGGCCGAGGACTACGGGCACAGCTAG
- a CDS encoding TetR/AcrR family transcriptional regulator: MPKRSLTPVLIAEVALRLGDREGPASMSMRRIAADLSCDPMAIYRHFPNREALLDAVADLALADVPVPGPSTGWDERVRGILTSVREAALRHPGVAAHIASRPPLGPHGLRLAGELTRALAEAGLSPSGVVHAVQALIAYVAAALAMAVNAGARDARWHQVSQALPGMPGAELPVVGSSEQFRYGLRLMINGIRAEAG; the protein is encoded by the coding sequence GTGCCGAAACGATCGCTGACACCCGTGCTGATTGCCGAGGTTGCACTGCGGCTCGGTGACCGGGAGGGCCCGGCGTCGATGTCCATGCGCCGGATCGCCGCCGACCTGAGCTGCGACCCGATGGCGATCTACCGGCACTTCCCGAACCGGGAGGCGCTGCTGGACGCGGTCGCCGACCTGGCGCTGGCCGACGTCCCGGTGCCCGGTCCTTCGACGGGCTGGGACGAGCGGGTCCGCGGAATCCTGACCTCGGTGCGGGAGGCGGCGCTGCGGCATCCGGGTGTCGCGGCCCACATCGCGTCGCGGCCGCCGCTCGGGCCGCACGGGCTGCGGCTGGCGGGTGAACTCACCCGAGCCCTGGCGGAGGCCGGACTGTCACCGTCCGGGGTGGTTCATGCCGTGCAGGCGCTGATCGCCTATGTGGCGGCGGCGCTGGCCATGGCGGTCAACGCGGGAGCGCGCGATGCACGCTGGCACCAGGTCAGCCAGGCGCTGCCCGGGATGCCCGGCGCGGAACTGCCGGTGGTCGGCTCGTCGGAACAGTTCCGCTACGGCCTACGCCTCATGATCAACGGCATCCGGGCGGAAGCCGGCTGA
- a CDS encoding MarR family transcriptional regulator, translating to MMERVVTTERATAEPLAKTLRDAITRLSRRVRQARPVGDLTFSQLSALTSLQLAGALTPRELADVERVQPPTMTKIVGKLEERGLVARTPHPTDGRQVILAATDEGRAVYALHERARNEWLARELDRLTPEERATLAQAAEILQRLARG from the coding sequence GTGATGGAGCGGGTGGTGACGACGGAGCGTGCGACAGCGGAACCGCTGGCCAAGACGCTGCGGGACGCGATCACCCGACTCAGCCGCCGAGTTCGCCAGGCCCGTCCGGTCGGCGATCTCACGTTCAGTCAGCTCTCCGCCCTGACCAGCCTCCAACTGGCCGGTGCGCTGACTCCTCGTGAGCTCGCTGATGTGGAGCGGGTCCAGCCACCGACGATGACCAAGATCGTCGGCAAGCTGGAGGAGCGCGGACTGGTGGCGCGGACACCCCATCCCACCGACGGGCGCCAAGTCATCCTGGCCGCCACCGACGAGGGCCGGGCGGTGTATGCACTGCACGAGCGGGCACGTAACGAATGGTTGGCCAGGGAACTGGACCGGCTTACCCCCGAGGAACGGGCCACCCTGGCGCAGGCTGCGGAGATTCTGCAGCGTCTCGCCCGGGGCTGA
- the thpR gene encoding RNA 2',3'-cyclic phosphodiesterase, which translates to MAVFPSEDARLDLQRRLPSGSRHTRPEKWHVTVAFLGEITGTDEVAHTLQSVPPPEPFTLRLAGGGRFGSVLWVGLAGDVEALASLRADIGSAGIPIDDRPFRPHLTVSYRFDRRIVEALHDYAGPSWPVTEFSLVQSAAGKYHCLQSWPSAGFRPDAVDHEA; encoded by the coding sequence GTGGCCGTCTTCCCGTCGGAGGACGCCCGGCTCGACCTGCAGCGCCGGCTGCCGTCTGGCAGCCGGCACACCCGCCCGGAGAAATGGCATGTCACGGTGGCCTTTCTGGGCGAGATCACCGGTACGGACGAGGTCGCCCACACCCTGCAATCAGTGCCGCCGCCTGAGCCGTTCACGCTGCGGCTGGCCGGTGGTGGCCGGTTCGGTTCGGTGCTCTGGGTCGGCTTGGCCGGCGATGTCGAGGCGCTGGCGTCGTTGCGGGCCGATATCGGTTCGGCCGGCATCCCGATCGATGACCGCCCGTTCCGCCCGCATCTGACGGTCTCCTACCGCTTTGATCGGCGCATCGTGGAGGCTTTGCACGACTACGCCGGCCCGTCCTGGCCGGTGACCGAGTTCTCCCTGGTCCAGAGCGCGGCGGGCAAGTATCACTGCCTACAGAGCTGGCCGTCAGCCGGCTTCCGCCCGGATGCCGTTGATCATGAGGCGTAG